A genomic segment from Chloroflexota bacterium encodes:
- a CDS encoding DEAD/DEAH box helicase, with translation MTNEFHALNLHPQLVQTVSELGYTSPTPIQAAVIPVMLAGQDIIGQAQTGTGKTAAFALPILNNLSPNGNSVQCLVLAPTRELAMQVAKAMHGYGRQQGVGVLPVYGGQPYGRQISRLRKGVDIVVGTPGRLLDLINKGVLDLSQVKTVVLDEADEMLSMGFIEDIEEILSATPPIRQTALFSATMPAAIRHLANRYMTDPQVISIERQQRTVDTVDQRHYLVNERDKTAALTRVFEIEPVESALIFCRTRARTGTLANELTIRGFPAEALNGDMSQDARERVLNRFRRKQIKVLVATDVAARGLDIDDISHVFNFDFPPDPEIYVHRIGRTGRAGKSGVALSLVTPSELWRMGRTERYTRQKIARAELPTIEEIQKHREKALIESIQVWLRRDRCRREREIVTELAAQGVDPIDIAAVALKMARGEEKQRPIAPIGQARKKQPKQSWRADNRAGRSKDRGRRNGSTNNGSHRKGSHEQGMVRLTLSKGRSDGLRVNHVVGTLAHFADIPGHTLGKISIQDHHTLVDVPEKLVEQVLAKSGAYRFGRYSLDIERA, from the coding sequence GTGACAAACGAATTTCACGCGTTGAACCTGCATCCACAGCTGGTGCAGACAGTATCTGAGTTGGGCTACACTTCCCCGACTCCCATCCAGGCGGCCGTGATTCCCGTCATGCTGGCCGGCCAGGATATCATCGGCCAGGCCCAAACGGGTACCGGCAAAACCGCCGCTTTTGCATTACCCATTCTCAACAATCTTTCGCCAAACGGAAACAGCGTGCAGTGCCTCGTGTTGGCGCCAACACGCGAATTGGCCATGCAAGTGGCCAAAGCGATGCATGGCTATGGACGCCAGCAAGGTGTAGGCGTGCTGCCGGTTTACGGCGGCCAGCCCTATGGCAGGCAAATCAGTCGTCTTAGAAAGGGAGTGGACATTGTCGTAGGCACCCCCGGGCGCCTGCTGGACCTGATCAACAAGGGTGTACTTGACTTGAGCCAGGTCAAGACGGTCGTCCTGGACGAGGCCGACGAGATGCTCAGCATGGGTTTCATCGAGGACATCGAGGAAATCCTCAGCGCGACACCGCCAATCCGGCAAACAGCCCTCTTCTCGGCGACCATGCCGGCGGCGATTCGTCACCTGGCAAATCGCTACATGACCGACCCACAGGTCATCAGCATTGAGCGCCAGCAACGCACGGTGGACACCGTCGATCAGCGCCATTACCTGGTCAACGAACGAGACAAGACGGCTGCACTGACTCGAGTTTTCGAGATCGAACCGGTCGAAAGCGCCTTGATTTTCTGCCGCACGCGGGCCCGTACCGGCACGCTGGCCAACGAGCTTACGATTCGGGGTTTCCCGGCCGAAGCACTGAACGGCGACATGAGCCAGGATGCCCGGGAACGAGTCCTGAACCGCTTCCGCCGCAAGCAGATCAAGGTATTGGTCGCAACCGATGTGGCCGCCCGCGGGCTGGACATCGACGACATTTCCCACGTGTTCAACTTTGATTTCCCGCCAGATCCCGAGATCTATGTCCATCGGATCGGGCGCACAGGCCGGGCTGGAAAATCGGGTGTTGCCCTTTCACTGGTCACCCCGAGCGAACTGTGGCGCATGGGAAGAACCGAAAGATACACCCGGCAGAAAATCGCCCGCGCCGAGTTACCGACGATCGAGGAGATTCAGAAACACCGGGAAAAGGCTTTGATAGAGAGCATTCAGGTCTGGCTTCGGCGAGACCGCTGCCGCCGGGAGCGTGAAATCGTGACCGAACTGGCAGCCCAGGGAGTTGATCCTATCGACATCGCCGCCGTCGCGTTGAAAATGGCTCGCGGCGAGGAAAAGCAACGTCCTATCGCCCCTATCGGCCAGGCCCGGAAAAAACAACCAAAGCAGTCATGGCGTGCTGACAACCGTGCAGGCAGGTCAAAGGACCGAGGCCGACGCAATGGGTCGACCAACAATGGATCCCATCGCAAAGGGTCTCATGAACAGGGCATGGTACGGTTGACACTCAGCAAGGGCCGCTCGGATGGCCTGCGGGTCAACCATGTGGTTGGCACACTGGCCCATTTCGCAGATATCCCCGGCCACACCCTGGGCAAGATCAGCATACAGGACCACCATACGCTGGTCGACGTGCCAGAGAAACTGGTGGAGCAGGTCCTGGCCAAGAGCGGCGCCTACCGGTTCGGCAGGTATTCCCTGGACATCGAACGGGCGTAG
- a CDS encoding mandelate racemase/muconate lactonizing enzyme family protein, whose protein sequence is MRITRVTPMVLGTNWRNLTFVKVETDEGIAGYADARVINKDRTMQGYLAEAVPRYVIGHDPFDIELLVQRMYREDYGRAGEVTMTGIALIELACWDIMGKALGQPVYRLLGGAVRDRIKAYANGWYRVERTPQAFHDAAKRAVARGYRALKFDPFGANFFEFARSEKLESVALVEAVRDAVGPDVELLIEMHGRFTPSGAVDIAGELKPFDPGWYEEPIPPENLKALKKFSDAVAPLGVPVATGERIHTLHEYRELFELQAADIIQADMTHFGGLLNLRKVAAWADIYYVLVAPHNVAGPVATAAALHFAACTTNFMIQENFNDFDAPCVNQSASGVPPVVDGYFSLPDGPGFGVTVHEDVIAAHPAQNLHFSLYEEDWHHRDVMSEELP, encoded by the coding sequence ATGCGAATAACCAGGGTGACGCCCATGGTGCTGGGCACCAACTGGCGCAATCTTACCTTTGTCAAGGTGGAAACCGATGAAGGCATCGCCGGCTATGCGGATGCCCGCGTGATCAACAAGGATCGCACCATGCAGGGCTACCTGGCGGAAGCAGTTCCCCGTTACGTTATCGGCCACGATCCCTTTGATATCGAGTTGCTGGTGCAACGCATGTATCGGGAGGACTACGGCCGCGCCGGCGAGGTCACCATGACCGGCATCGCCCTGATCGAACTGGCCTGTTGGGACATCATGGGCAAGGCGCTGGGCCAGCCGGTCTACCGGCTGCTGGGGGGCGCAGTACGGGACAGGATCAAGGCCTACGCCAATGGCTGGTATCGGGTGGAGCGCACGCCCCAGGCCTTTCATGATGCGGCCAAACGGGCAGTTGCCAGGGGATATAGAGCGCTGAAGTTCGATCCATTTGGCGCCAATTTCTTTGAGTTCGCCCGCAGCGAAAAACTCGAATCGGTAGCGCTGGTGGAGGCGGTCCGCGATGCCGTCGGCCCAGACGTGGAACTGCTGATCGAGATGCATGGGCGTTTCACCCCCAGCGGGGCAGTCGATATCGCAGGGGAACTCAAACCGTTTGACCCCGGTTGGTACGAGGAACCGATCCCGCCGGAGAACCTCAAGGCGCTCAAAAAGTTCTCCGATGCCGTGGCTCCCCTGGGCGTTCCGGTGGCAACGGGCGAGCGGATTCACACCCTGCATGAGTATCGTGAGCTCTTTGAGCTGCAGGCGGCTGATATCATCCAGGCCGACATGACTCACTTCGGTGGCTTGCTCAACCTTCGCAAGGTCGCGGCCTGGGCCGACATCTACTATGTGCTGGTGGCGCCTCACAACGTGGCCGGGCCTGTAGCCACGGCTGCTGCCCTGCACTTCGCAGCCTGCACCACCAATTTCATGATCCAGGAGAACTTCAACGATTTCGACGCGCCCTGTGTGAACCAGTCGGCGTCGGGAGTGCCGCCGGTGGTCGACGGCTATTTCTCCCTGCCCGACGGACCAGGCTTTGGTGTGACAGTGCACGAAGATGTGATAGCCGCACACCCGGCGCAAAACCTGCATTTCAGTCTCTACGAAGAGGATTGGCACCATCGGGATGTGATGAGCGAGGAGTTGCCATGA
- a CDS encoding sensor histidine kinase encodes MSDSPTDRMARQNDDDLAPGVLQVLQLTVTLRFLVFVLGGLMFGPRLLFDHIGVLAPLALFDSLVLLVLVFWPVPRRWLGKWFLPIVLAWFLLAPLIQQMAFHLWLDPSVVGRFSFRGILSPTFMLLWLTIPVVLIARQYGRRGFWIAMACLLAVDLVILWLGFHDPEARFDLLFAGSTQLISVFILGLVVTWLVEAQQAEQRALEEANRKLAQRAATIEQLAESRERNRLARDLHDTLAHAMSGLGVQLQALETLMVHDPDAALVQLHQVQAIAKSGMQESRRAIDSLRATPLEDLGLSEALRQLCRRQAERTGISITCKIAEAEALDPLTEQTFYRVAEAALANIDQHSAASNATVDLGIIDDGSRLRLVIQDDGVGFDVNKVAQDRYGLSGMAERAALVGVNLAIDSAPQQGTTVSLETDLAGGDPR; translated from the coding sequence ATGAGCGATTCTCCAACGGATAGGATGGCTCGCCAAAATGACGATGACCTGGCGCCCGGCGTTCTGCAGGTGCTTCAATTGACGGTCACGTTGAGATTCCTGGTCTTTGTGTTGGGAGGGCTTATGTTTGGCCCTCGCTTGCTTTTTGACCACATTGGCGTTCTGGCACCCTTGGCACTGTTTGATTCCCTGGTTCTTTTGGTCCTGGTTTTCTGGCCCGTACCCCGGCGCTGGCTCGGGAAATGGTTCCTGCCTATCGTGCTGGCCTGGTTTTTATTGGCTCCCTTGATTCAGCAGATGGCATTTCATCTGTGGTTGGACCCGTCGGTGGTGGGACGGTTCAGCTTCCGCGGTATCCTGAGTCCGACGTTCATGTTGTTGTGGCTCACGATTCCGGTTGTGCTGATTGCCCGACAATATGGGAGACGGGGTTTCTGGATCGCCATGGCTTGCCTGCTTGCCGTCGATTTGGTGATATTGTGGCTGGGCTTTCATGATCCGGAGGCGCGCTTTGATCTGCTCTTCGCCGGTAGCACACAGCTGATTTCTGTCTTCATTCTGGGCCTGGTTGTCACATGGCTGGTCGAGGCGCAGCAGGCCGAACAGCGTGCTCTGGAGGAAGCCAACAGGAAATTGGCCCAACGGGCAGCAACCATTGAGCAGTTGGCCGAGAGCCGGGAACGAAACCGGTTGGCTCGAGATCTGCATGATACACTGGCTCACGCCATGTCCGGTCTCGGCGTGCAATTGCAGGCCCTCGAAACACTGATGGTGCACGATCCTGACGCCGCGTTGGTCCAACTGCACCAGGTCCAGGCTATCGCCAAAAGCGGCATGCAGGAATCTCGCAGGGCCATCGATTCCCTTCGAGCCACACCCCTTGAGGACCTGGGCCTGTCCGAGGCGCTGCGCCAGCTATGCCGGCGCCAGGCGGAGCGCACCGGCATCAGCATAACCTGCAAGATAGCGGAGGCCGAGGCCCTCGACCCGCTTACTGAGCAGACCTTCTATCGGGTGGCAGAGGCCGCGCTGGCTAATATCGACCAGCATTCGGCGGCCAGCAATGCCACTGTCGATCTCGGTATCATCGACGACGGTAGCCGGCTGCGACTGGTGATCCAGGACGATGGTGTCGGTTTTGACGTGAACAAGGTGGCCCAGGATCGTTATGGCCTTTCCGGGATGGCAGAGCGGGCCGCTCTGGTCGGCGTAAATCTGGCGATCGACAGTGCCCCGCAACAGGGTACTACAGTCTCGTTGGAGACCGACCTGGCAGGAGGCGATCCTCGATGA
- a CDS encoding response regulator transcription factor, whose translation MTNDSSSTIRVLITDDQDIVRQGLSVILRHADGIKVAGQAADGQETLDMVPALEPDVVLMDLKMPRLNGIHATREITRSYPGVRVVVLTTYDGDEWVFDAIRAGASGYLLKDSDGDEIVAAIRGVVEGEVRIDPAVAGKVLEEFSRLSDQSPAARATARREDPLLEELTEREQAILQLLAQGKSNREIAEELYLAEGTVKNYVSTIISKLQANDRTQAAILALKRGLATLEDE comes from the coding sequence ATGACAAACGATTCATCCTCGACTATCCGCGTTCTCATCACGGACGACCAGGACATCGTGCGCCAGGGGTTGAGTGTCATCTTGCGCCATGCCGACGGCATCAAGGTCGCCGGACAGGCAGCTGACGGGCAGGAAACATTGGATATGGTGCCGGCGCTGGAACCGGATGTCGTATTGATGGACCTGAAGATGCCTCGCCTGAATGGTATTCATGCCACCCGTGAGATCACCCGCAGCTATCCCGGCGTCAGAGTCGTTGTGCTTACGACTTACGACGGGGATGAGTGGGTTTTTGATGCCATCAGGGCGGGCGCCAGTGGCTATCTGTTGAAGGATAGCGACGGCGATGAAATCGTGGCGGCTATTCGAGGGGTGGTTGAGGGGGAAGTGCGCATTGATCCAGCGGTGGCGGGCAAGGTGCTGGAGGAGTTCAGCCGCCTTTCGGACCAGAGTCCGGCAGCGCGCGCAACGGCGCGCCGGGAGGATCCGCTGCTGGAGGAACTTACCGAACGCGAACAGGCAATCCTTCAGCTGCTGGCTCAGGGCAAAAGCAACAGGGAAATCGCCGAGGAACTCTATCTGGCCGAGGGCACGGTCAAGAACTATGTGAGTACCATCATCAGCAAACTACAGGCCAACGACCGTACCCAGGCAGCTATTTTGGCCCTCAAACGAGGGCTGGCTACTCTGGAAGACGAATGA
- a CDS encoding META domain-containing protein: MGRMHYSKAVSVAILILVFLLILSACGSPPDPTPEPTEPSGASPVDDQISIVPLWELLGFDNEGQYTEVLAGTTVTAVFGKDGSLTGTTGCNTYTATYVADEEHLVIGDAAATEMGCLEPQGIMVQESRYLALLPLVVFFEIQDEQLVLSNADRARILVYRASEPQSQELEGQPQLLTVDSLANMTYMSSWTVTGEAPLENGVYRGEGVEGTGGEVVVTLTEDIAYFGLADGEEAASPILKTSTSSGHDIYDLALVTTQDGEAANISTTTLGEDVVINGIMMDKGAIAVDMIQHGPEDDPCCPTERVIRTYVVRRGELVEGSTTVIGTVESQ; encoded by the coding sequence ATGGGTCGCATGCACTATTCAAAAGCTGTCAGCGTGGCAATTCTTATCCTGGTTTTTCTCTTGATCCTGTCCGCCTGCGGATCGCCCCCGGATCCAACACCCGAACCCACCGAGCCCAGCGGCGCCTCGCCGGTTGATGACCAGATATCGATCGTGCCCCTTTGGGAATTGCTCGGGTTCGACAATGAAGGTCAATACACCGAGGTATTGGCGGGCACCACGGTAACAGCCGTCTTTGGCAAGGATGGATCGCTGACCGGTACCACGGGCTGCAATACCTATACGGCCACCTACGTGGCTGATGAGGAACATTTGGTCATCGGAGACGCAGCGGCGACCGAAATGGGCTGTCTTGAACCGCAAGGAATCATGGTTCAGGAGAGCCGCTATCTGGCACTGCTTCCCTTGGTGGTATTCTTCGAGATTCAGGATGAGCAGCTTGTCCTCAGCAACGCCGACCGGGCCAGGATCCTGGTGTACCGGGCTTCCGAACCGCAGTCTCAGGAGCTCGAAGGCCAGCCGCAATTGCTGACCGTGGATTCCCTGGCCAACATGACCTATATGTCCAGCTGGACTGTTACAGGTGAAGCACCTCTGGAGAATGGGGTGTATCGAGGTGAAGGGGTCGAGGGAACCGGTGGTGAGGTCGTTGTGACACTCACCGAGGATATCGCCTATTTCGGGCTTGCTGATGGGGAAGAGGCCGCGTCGCCTATTCTCAAAACATCCACCTCGTCCGGGCACGATATCTATGATCTGGCGCTGGTGACGACCCAGGACGGCGAGGCAGCCAATATTTCAACCACCACGCTGGGTGAAGATGTGGTGATCAATGGCATCATGATGGACAAGGGTGCCATTGCCGTGGACATGATCCAGCATGGTCCCGAGGATGACCCCTGTTGTCCCACCGAGCGGGTGATCCGAACCTACGTGGTGCGGCGAGGGGAGTTGGTTGAAGGATCCACGACCGTCATTGGCACGGTGGAGTCCCAGTGA
- a CDS encoding alpha/beta fold hydrolase, with translation MKKQRHMKLSGLVSLVLVIGLIASGCAPPAPAPATEETPTPETLPTEAPSEESMPETTDPPAAIAGQWQGKIVLPGLGLEILVNFGEDSGTIEGTIDIPAQGASGIPLHSIQAGDSTLHFEMLDGPRLAVFDGAVQPDGTIEGSFTQAGVEGDFELARPEPVSQDPLPYLEEEVVFGNDDISLAGTLTLPSEGGPFPAMILISGSGQQNRDEEIPLAPGYKPFQEIADHLTRQGIAVLRYDDRGVGDSTGDPTLATSADFAGDAEAALAYLLGREEISNDQIGLLGHSEGGLIAAMIAARNPQIHNVISMAGTAVDGYETIVKQVERAVLAAGGSQEDAAESAGLQREVLDLVVAQDWPTLQTVLEKITTEQLQALPEEQRATLGNLEAVVAQQTAAQMQAFQSPWYQFFLSYDPARDWAQVTVPVLGLYGELDTQVDATQNTSALQAALDQAGNSAVTIQVLPTANHLFQDAVTGSVNEYPMLKTDLVPGFLESISSWLLENR, from the coding sequence ATGAAAAAGCAACGACACATGAAACTTTCCGGCCTTGTCAGCTTGGTTCTGGTCATTGGATTGATTGCCAGTGGGTGTGCCCCCCCGGCACCGGCACCTGCAACAGAAGAGACACCAACTCCCGAAACGCTGCCTACCGAGGCGCCATCCGAGGAAAGCATGCCTGAAACAACCGACCCGCCGGCTGCCATCGCAGGCCAATGGCAGGGAAAAATCGTTTTGCCCGGCTTGGGCCTGGAGATCCTTGTCAACTTCGGCGAGGATAGCGGTACGATTGAGGGCACGATCGATATCCCGGCGCAGGGTGCCAGCGGGATCCCGCTGCACAGCATCCAGGCCGGCGATTCCACCCTCCACTTCGAAATGCTCGACGGCCCCCGGTTGGCTGTGTTCGACGGCGCGGTCCAGCCAGATGGCACCATCGAGGGCAGTTTCACCCAGGCCGGAGTCGAGGGCGACTTCGAGTTGGCCCGCCCGGAGCCGGTCTCTCAGGACCCGCTGCCCTACCTCGAGGAAGAGGTGGTCTTCGGGAACGACGACATCTCGCTGGCAGGCACCTTGACGTTGCCATCGGAAGGAGGCCCGTTCCCGGCCATGATCCTCATTTCCGGCAGTGGCCAGCAGAATCGCGACGAGGAGATCCCCCTGGCCCCCGGCTACAAACCCTTCCAGGAGATCGCCGATCACCTGACTCGCCAGGGCATTGCCGTGCTGCGCTACGACGACCGCGGGGTGGGCGATTCAACCGGGGATCCCACGCTGGCCACGTCGGCCGATTTCGCCGGGGATGCAGAAGCGGCGCTGGCCTATCTGCTGGGCCGGGAGGAGATCAGCAACGACCAGATCGGTCTCCTGGGCCACAGCGAAGGGGGTTTGATCGCTGCCATGATCGCCGCGCGCAACCCCCAGATCCACAATGTGATTTCCATGGCAGGGACAGCGGTCGATGGATACGAGACCATCGTCAAGCAGGTAGAGCGAGCGGTGCTCGCCGCCGGCGGCAGCCAGGAAGATGCCGCGGAGTCCGCCGGTCTTCAGCGCGAGGTGCTGGATCTGGTAGTCGCACAGGACTGGCCGACACTGCAAACGGTCCTTGAGAAAATTACAACGGAACAGTTGCAGGCACTGCCTGAAGAACAGAGAGCGACCCTGGGCAACCTGGAAGCGGTCGTTGCCCAACAAACCGCTGCTCAAATGCAGGCATTCCAGAGCCCGTGGTATCAGTTTTTCCTGAGCTACGATCCAGCCCGGGACTGGGCACAGGTAACCGTGCCTGTTCTGGGCCTCTATGGCGAATTGGACACGCAGGTCGATGCGACACAGAACACGTCGGCACTCCAGGCCGCCCTTGATCAGGCTGGCAACAGCGCTGTCACCATCCAGGTGCTGCCGACCGCCAACCACCTCTTCCAGGATGCTGTCACCGGCAGTGTCAACGAATATCCAATGCTCAAGACGGATCTGGTACCCGGCTTCCTGGAGTCAATCAGTAGCTGGCTGTTGGAAAACCGATAG
- a CDS encoding MoxR family ATPase: MPQNGTSGLNDAAVRELNSQVKEQAVFLQDLLTEINKVMVGQEALVERVLIALLADGHILLEGVPGLAKTLLVKTVAQAIQGDFARIQFTPDLLPADLIGTQIYNPRTSEFSVHTGPIFSNLILADEINRAPAKVQSALLEAMQERQVTIGDETFKMDDLFLVLATQNPIEQEGTYPLPEAQVDRFMLKVKVDYPNRNEERLIIDRMTGATLPTVHPVVDPQDILRARQMVRQIYVDEKIKDYVLDLVLVTRNPGSNGLSDLNTLIAFGASPRASINMVHAARAHAFLQGRGFVIPEDIKQIAPDILRHRIITTYEAEAEDISSDHIVRRILDHTDVP; the protein is encoded by the coding sequence ATGCCACAGAACGGCACCAGTGGCCTGAACGACGCGGCAGTCCGTGAACTGAATAGCCAGGTGAAAGAACAGGCCGTATTCCTTCAGGACCTGCTGACCGAGATCAACAAAGTTATGGTGGGCCAGGAAGCGCTGGTGGAGCGAGTACTCATAGCGCTGCTCGCCGATGGACATATCCTCCTCGAAGGTGTGCCAGGCCTGGCCAAGACACTGCTGGTCAAAACGGTGGCCCAGGCCATTCAGGGAGATTTCGCCCGAATTCAATTTACGCCCGACCTGCTGCCCGCCGACCTGATCGGCACGCAGATCTACAACCCGCGCACCAGTGAATTCAGCGTCCATACCGGGCCTATCTTTTCCAACCTGATCCTGGCGGACGAGATCAACCGCGCGCCGGCCAAGGTGCAGAGTGCCCTGCTGGAGGCCATGCAGGAGCGCCAGGTCACTATTGGCGATGAGACGTTCAAGATGGACGATCTTTTCCTGGTCCTGGCGACCCAGAACCCCATCGAGCAGGAGGGTACCTATCCCCTGCCGGAGGCCCAGGTCGATCGTTTCATGCTCAAGGTGAAGGTGGACTATCCCAACCGGAACGAGGAGCGCCTGATCATCGATCGTATGACCGGCGCTACCTTGCCCACTGTTCACCCGGTGGTTGATCCACAGGATATCCTTCGGGCCCGCCAGATGGTGCGCCAGATCTACGTAGACGAGAAGATCAAGGACTATGTCCTGGACCTGGTTCTTGTCACTCGTAATCCTGGCAGCAATGGTCTGAGTGACCTGAATACCCTGATCGCCTTCGGCGCGTCACCCCGGGCAAGCATCAACATGGTTCATGCCGCGCGGGCTCATGCTTTCCTGCAGGGACGTGGCTTTGTCATCCCTGAGGATATCAAACAGATCGCACCCGATATCCTGCGTCACCGCATCATCACCACGTATGAGGCCGAGGCGGAGGACATCTCCAGCGACCACATTGTGCGTCGTATCCTTGACCACACCGACGTACCGTAG
- a CDS encoding DUF58 domain-containing protein, producing the protein MISNELMKKIRRIEIKTRRLVDDSYAGEYHSIFKGRGIEFDEVRPYQIGDEIRTIDWNVTARTGEPYVKRYVEERELTVMLVVDASASQSFGSVERFKRELAAELTAVLSFAATTNNDKVGLLIFTDQVELFIPPRKGRKHVLRLIRELLAFKPEGTGTDIKLALDTVNRLLKRRGIIFLVSDFMADPEAYRRTLAITNRRHDLIAVDLHDPLDDKIGNVGLLALEDPETGDILWVDTGSKTWRNAFQQRMVRRQLGKTRALRQAGVDRIDVSTDLDYAVPLTAFFKDRSRRIRR; encoded by the coding sequence ATGATATCCAACGAATTGATGAAAAAGATCCGTCGCATCGAGATCAAGACCCGCCGATTGGTCGACGATAGCTATGCTGGCGAATACCATTCGATATTTAAGGGCCGCGGCATCGAGTTCGATGAAGTGCGGCCCTATCAGATCGGCGACGAGATTCGCACCATCGACTGGAACGTGACAGCTCGAACCGGAGAGCCCTATGTGAAGCGCTACGTCGAGGAGCGCGAGCTAACCGTGATGCTGGTGGTGGACGCCAGTGCTTCCCAGAGTTTCGGTTCCGTGGAACGCTTCAAAAGGGAGTTGGCAGCCGAATTGACAGCGGTACTCTCCTTTGCGGCGACCACCAACAACGACAAGGTTGGTCTGCTCATTTTCACCGACCAGGTCGAGCTCTTTATCCCGCCACGCAAGGGACGAAAGCATGTGCTGAGGTTGATCCGCGAACTGCTGGCTTTCAAGCCCGAGGGCACCGGCACCGATATCAAGCTGGCTCTCGATACGGTCAACCGTTTGCTCAAGCGGCGAGGTATCATTTTCCTGGTCTCTGACTTCATGGCCGACCCGGAGGCCTATCGCCGCACGCTGGCCATTACCAATCGGCGCCACGACCTCATCGCCGTGGATCTGCACGATCCGCTGGACGATAAGATCGGCAATGTTGGCCTTTTGGCACTGGAAGACCCGGAAACAGGGGATATCCTCTGGGTGGACACTGGAAGCAAGACCTGGCGCAATGCCTTTCAGCAGCGCATGGTTCGCCGGCAGTTGGGTAAAACCCGAGCCTTGCGACAGGCTGGGGTGGATCGGATCGATGTGAGCACTGACCTGGATTATGCCGTGCCGCTGACGGCCTTTTTCAAAGACCGTTCCCGCCGAATACGTCGCTGA